In the genome of Mucilaginibacter defluvii, one region contains:
- a CDS encoding glycoside hydrolase family 31 protein has protein sequence MEDNTLNPKELLNEFVEEEEGFRHLNNPADGIKPITKKYLGVPTHGVGSGSKYYFTDGDAKVELIVVNEEIMRVRLAPHGVFLEDFSYAVPKLKPKNIPVQFTEDDKEFRVSTAKVNCHIRKADFFISFSDQNNVVTSSDAKAMHWEENTQFGGYYVFSTKECHPDENFFGLGDKPTELNLRGKRLVNWNTDAYSFAWNQDPLYRSIPFYISVNEGIAHGIFFDNTFKAHFDFGGEDKTKTSFWADGGEMQYYYIHGPHMMDVVKSYHLLTGTHPMPPLWALGYHQCRWSYYPEAKFRAVAKGFREHKIPCDAIYLDIDYMDGYRCFTWNRRYFPDPKKMIADAAEMGFKTVVIVDPGIRVDDNYPVFKEGKEKKYFCRRSDDYYMEGHVWPGRCQFPDFTNPEVREWWGSLFDELIEYGVAGVWNDMNEPAVFGSGTFPADVRHDYDGYRGSHRKAHNVYGMQMVRATYEGMRKILKNKRPFTITRAGYSGLQRYASVWTGDNVASWEHLRLGNIQCQRLSMSGIPFCGTDIGGFSGEPDGELFTRWIQLGSFSPFMRAHSAGDTKEREPWSFGEPFTAINRNFIELRYRLLPYMYSAFWEHHRYGFPILRPVVMQEQDVLKNHFRQDEFTYGDKILVCPVLEPGQKSRKVYLPKGKWYNFWTNEVITGGEEVEVPTPLETIPIFVKAGSVIPEYPVMQYVGEKPIEEVKLNVYYSDYEANSFFFEDHGESFAYEQDIYSEKKFVVNGEESSLTLNQSMEGLYTPRYDGYHFRVIGLPFTPTSITIDGKDITDFSISDEKVLEFKYTKTFHTLQISK, from the coding sequence ATGGAAGATAACACACTTAACCCAAAAGAGCTGCTCAACGAGTTTGTTGAAGAAGAAGAAGGGTTCAGGCACTTAAATAATCCGGCCGATGGTATTAAGCCCATCACCAAAAAATATCTTGGCGTACCTACGCACGGCGTTGGTTCGGGCAGTAAATATTACTTTACCGATGGCGATGCCAAGGTGGAGCTGATTGTGGTTAACGAGGAGATTATGCGCGTGAGGCTCGCTCCGCACGGTGTTTTCCTGGAGGATTTCTCGTACGCGGTACCTAAGCTCAAGCCTAAAAATATACCGGTACAGTTTACCGAGGATGATAAGGAATTCCGGGTATCAACCGCCAAGGTGAACTGCCATATCCGCAAGGCCGATTTTTTTATCTCTTTCTCTGACCAGAATAACGTAGTTACCAGCAGCGATGCCAAGGCCATGCACTGGGAGGAGAACACCCAGTTTGGGGGTTACTACGTGTTCAGCACCAAGGAGTGCCACCCCGACGAAAACTTCTTCGGCCTGGGAGATAAGCCGACCGAGCTTAACCTGCGTGGCAAGCGCCTGGTGAACTGGAATACCGATGCCTACTCCTTCGCCTGGAACCAGGACCCGCTGTACCGCAGCATACCGTTTTATATCAGCGTAAATGAAGGCATCGCACATGGTATCTTCTTTGACAATACTTTTAAGGCGCATTTCGACTTTGGCGGCGAGGATAAAACCAAAACCAGTTTTTGGGCCGACGGGGGCGAAATGCAATACTACTACATCCACGGTCCGCACATGATGGATGTGGTAAAAAGCTACCACCTGCTTACGGGTACCCATCCTATGCCCCCGCTGTGGGCGCTGGGCTATCACCAATGCCGCTGGAGCTATTATCCCGAAGCCAAATTCCGCGCGGTAGCCAAAGGTTTCCGCGAGCATAAGATCCCTTGCGATGCCATCTATCTGGATATAGATTATATGGACGGTTACCGCTGCTTTACCTGGAACCGCCGCTACTTCCCCGATCCTAAAAAGATGATTGCCGACGCAGCCGAAATGGGCTTTAAAACGGTGGTAATTGTTGACCCTGGTATCCGTGTGGATGATAACTACCCGGTATTTAAAGAGGGTAAAGAGAAGAAATATTTTTGTCGCCGCAGCGATGATTATTATATGGAAGGCCACGTATGGCCAGGCCGCTGCCAGTTTCCTGACTTTACCAACCCCGAAGTACGCGAGTGGTGGGGTAGTTTGTTTGACGAACTGATTGAATACGGCGTAGCCGGTGTTTGGAACGATATGAACGAGCCTGCCGTTTTCGGTTCGGGCACCTTCCCGGCCGATGTAAGGCACGATTACGATGGCTATCGCGGTTCGCACCGCAAGGCGCACAACGTATATGGTATGCAAATGGTGCGTGCCACTTATGAGGGAATGCGCAAAATATTGAAGAACAAACGCCCGTTCACCATAACCCGCGCGGGCTACTCTGGCTTGCAACGTTACGCCTCGGTTTGGACGGGTGATAACGTGGCCTCGTGGGAGCATTTAAGGCTGGGCAATATACAATGCCAGCGCCTGTCTATGTCGGGCATACCATTTTGCGGTACTGATATTGGCGGCTTTAGCGGCGAGCCTGACGGCGAGCTGTTTACCCGCTGGATACAATTGGGGTCGTTCTCGCCCTTTATGCGCGCGCATTCCGCCGGTGATACCAAGGAGCGTGAGCCATGGAGCTTTGGCGAGCCGTTCACGGCCATCAACCGTAATTTTATTGAATTAAGATACCGCTTGCTGCCGTACATGTACTCCGCATTTTGGGAGCATCACCGTTATGGTTTCCCTATACTGCGCCCGGTAGTAATGCAGGAGCAGGATGTGCTGAAGAATCACTTCCGCCAGGATGAATTTACCTATGGCGATAAGATACTGGTTTGCCCGGTGTTGGAGCCCGGTCAAAAAAGCCGTAAGGTATATCTTCCAAAAGGTAAATGGTACAATTTCTGGACAAACGAGGTGATCACCGGCGGCGAAGAGGTTGAAGTGCCTACCCCGCTCGAAACCATCCCGATATTTGTTAAGGCTGGTTCGGTGATACCCGAATACCCGGTGATGCAGTACGTAGGTGAAAAACCAATAGAGGAAGTAAAGCTGAACGTTTACTACAGCGATTACGAAGCCAACTCGTTCTTCTTTGAGGATCACGGTGAATCATTCGCGTACGAGCAGGATATTTACTCCGAGAAGAAGTTTGTAGTAAACGGCGAAGAAAGCTCGCTAACCCTTAACCAAAGCATGGAAGGCTTGTATACGCCGCGTTATGATGGTTATCATTTCCGCGTGATCGGATTACCATTTACACCGACAAGCATCACCATTGATGGTAAGGACATAACAGATTTTAGCATCAGCGATGAAAAAGTGCTGGAATTTAAATACACCAAAACTTTCCATACTTTACAAATAAGTAAATAA
- a CDS encoding thermonuclease family protein, which translates to MKNIRLLIIFLLVALAGCNPLPEDTYKVVKIKDGDTIELLSHDLQNITVRLAGIDCPEKAQAFGTAARQYTAQLCFGQNVTLNGSDKDHYGRAVAYVILADGRNLNHELVKNGYAWEYKTYSKDPELAQLEQYARQNRLGLWQDANPVEPWNFRRNKSKNKNKKPRKKRRHKLEETVSLVSLYNIPDEVF; encoded by the coding sequence ATGAAAAACATACGCCTGCTCATCATATTTCTGCTGGTAGCCCTTGCCGGTTGCAACCCTTTACCCGAGGACACCTACAAGGTGGTCAAGATTAAAGATGGCGACACCATTGAACTATTAAGCCATGACCTGCAAAATATTACCGTGCGTTTGGCGGGCATTGATTGCCCCGAAAAAGCGCAAGCCTTTGGTACAGCGGCACGGCAATATACCGCCCAATTATGCTTTGGGCAGAATGTTACGCTTAATGGCAGCGACAAGGACCACTATGGCCGCGCGGTAGCTTATGTAATTTTGGCCGATGGCCGTAACCTGAATCACGAATTGGTAAAAAACGGCTATGCCTGGGAGTACAAAACCTACTCAAAAGACCCGGAGCTGGCCCAGCTTGAACAATATGCCCGCCAAAACCGTTTAGGCTTATGGCAGGATGCAAACCCGGTTGAGCCCTGGAACTTCCGCCGCAACAAGTCAAAAAACAAGAATAAAAAACCGCGTAAAAAGCGGAGGCATAAACTAGAGGAAACAGTATCTTTAGTTAGCCTTTACAACATACCTGATGAAGTTTTTTAA
- a CDS encoding penicillin acylase family protein, with protein MKFFKALLSFAVTVALLWAVQTNFGSIPAIAPLLNPVSGFWQNAENRTEVGDDEISLPGLTEEVTIKFDERRIPHIFAKNNHDLYYAQGYITARDRLWQMDIQTRSAAGRLCEIVGDKALERDRTARRMGMGYGAENTLKCIMKDSVMSKVINAYTDGINAYIAGLDEKDYPLEFKLMGYKPEPWKPINCAFLLKLMSQTLAGGSDQFAMTNTLQLFGADVIKELFPDRPVRDEPIIPTGTKWNFKPLILPQPSKSFTAQMNAAANPQQKVEGIGSNNWAISGSKSANGYPILANDPHLNLTFPSIWYQIQMSAPGVNVYGVSLPGAPCVVIGFNNKVSWGVTNVDAAVLDWYQIKFRDTKKNEYWYNNRWNKVTKRIEAIVIKGKPTVYDTVLYTHHGPVVYETAAKKTKNAPAYIPVGNALRWIAHDESDEFKTFYLLNRATNYADYRKALQYYSAPAQNFIFADVNKDISITPNGKIPLKYFEQGKYIMDGSDPGNDWKGFIPYTHNPTVKNPPRGFVSSANQFSTDKTYPYYVNWQFAGYERGKRINDRLAAMQRATVDSLRILQLDEYSIVAQDVLPTMLAYLDTTKLDESQLHAYQIVKSWDKHYAVNSAGPSIFDGWWRKFYSMTWNDRFNSSKIPLRFPNRDVTEQLLIKQPKSKWFDNQHTPIVETAAEVVNRAFIETVDNLVRDHGKSAKNWTWAKLKPFEVSHLAGLDGFGSGNFATPGTGLTVNALVDGHGPSWRMVVQLGPQVKGYGIIPGGQSGNPGSFYYDDMLATWQAGKLDELLFLTAPREPSKRIKAELKLTVD; from the coding sequence ATGAAGTTTTTTAAAGCTTTACTTTCATTCGCTGTTACCGTTGCCCTGCTTTGGGCGGTACAAACCAACTTTGGCAGCATACCGGCAATTGCGCCTTTGCTTAACCCGGTAAGTGGCTTTTGGCAAAATGCCGAGAACCGTACAGAGGTTGGGGATGATGAAATTAGCCTGCCCGGACTTACTGAAGAAGTAACCATCAAATTTGATGAACGCCGCATACCGCACATCTTCGCCAAAAATAACCACGATCTGTACTATGCGCAGGGCTACATCACCGCGCGCGACAGGCTGTGGCAAATGGATATTCAAACCCGCAGCGCGGCAGGCCGTTTGTGTGAAATTGTGGGCGATAAGGCTTTAGAGCGCGACCGTACCGCCCGCCGCATGGGTATGGGCTACGGCGCTGAAAACACACTGAAGTGTATTATGAAGGATAGCGTGATGAGCAAAGTGATCAACGCGTATACCGATGGCATTAACGCCTATATAGCCGGATTGGATGAAAAAGATTACCCGCTTGAGTTTAAGCTAATGGGCTATAAACCTGAACCCTGGAAACCCATTAATTGCGCTTTTTTGTTAAAGCTGATGTCGCAAACGCTGGCGGGTGGGTCTGACCAGTTTGCCATGACCAACACCCTGCAGCTTTTCGGGGCAGATGTAATTAAAGAGTTGTTTCCTGATCGGCCGGTGCGCGATGAGCCGATCATCCCGACAGGTACTAAATGGAATTTTAAGCCGCTAATTTTACCTCAACCCTCAAAAAGCTTTACTGCGCAAATGAACGCTGCCGCGAACCCTCAGCAAAAGGTGGAAGGTATCGGCAGTAATAACTGGGCCATCAGCGGCAGCAAATCAGCCAATGGCTACCCTATTCTGGCTAATGATCCGCATTTAAATCTGACCTTTCCATCCATCTGGTATCAAATACAAATGAGCGCGCCGGGGGTAAATGTTTACGGTGTATCGCTGCCTGGAGCGCCTTGCGTAGTAATCGGCTTTAACAACAAGGTAAGCTGGGGCGTAACCAATGTTGATGCCGCCGTGCTGGATTGGTACCAGATAAAATTCCGCGACACTAAAAAGAACGAATACTGGTACAACAACCGCTGGAATAAGGTAACCAAACGTATTGAGGCGATCGTTATTAAAGGCAAGCCTACCGTTTATGATACCGTACTGTACACGCACCATGGTCCGGTAGTATATGAAACCGCGGCTAAGAAAACTAAAAATGCTCCGGCTTATATTCCAGTGGGTAATGCGCTGAGGTGGATAGCACACGATGAGTCGGACGAGTTCAAGACCTTCTACCTGCTTAACCGCGCTACCAATTATGCCGATTACCGCAAGGCTTTGCAATACTATTCGGCCCCTGCGCAAAACTTTATTTTTGCTGATGTAAATAAGGATATCTCCATCACCCCTAATGGTAAAATTCCGCTTAAATACTTTGAACAGGGCAAATATATTATGGATGGCAGCGACCCGGGGAACGACTGGAAAGGCTTTATACCTTATACCCATAATCCAACGGTAAAAAACCCGCCACGCGGTTTTGTAAGCTCAGCCAACCAGTTCAGTACCGATAAAACTTATCCGTACTACGTCAACTGGCAGTTTGCCGGCTATGAGCGTGGTAAACGCATTAACGACCGCCTGGCTGCCATGCAGCGTGCAACTGTTGACAGCCTGCGTATTTTACAGTTGGATGAGTACAGCATCGTAGCGCAGGATGTACTACCTACCATGCTCGCCTACCTTGATACTACCAAGCTTGATGAATCGCAATTACATGCCTATCAAATTGTAAAAAGCTGGGATAAGCATTATGCCGTAAACTCGGCGGGGCCAAGTATTTTTGATGGCTGGTGGCGCAAGTTTTACAGCATGACCTGGAACGACCGGTTTAACAGCAGCAAAATACCGCTGCGTTTTCCTAACCGGGATGTTACCGAGCAATTGCTCATCAAACAGCCTAAATCAAAATGGTTTGATAACCAGCACACCCCGATTGTTGAAACCGCTGCCGAAGTGGTAAACCGTGCTTTTATTGAAACGGTTGATAATTTGGTGCGCGACCATGGCAAATCAGCCAAAAACTGGACGTGGGCCAAATTAAAACCCTTTGAAGTGTCGCACCTTGCCGGGTTGGATGGTTTTGGCTCGGGCAACTTTGCCACGCCAGGCACCGGGTTAACGGTTAACGCCCTGGTTGACGGGCATGGGCCATCATGGCGCATGGTGGTGCAGTTAGGGCCGCAGGTAAAGGGCTATGGCATCATTCCGGGCGGGCAATCAGGCAATCCCGGTAGTTTTTATTATGATGATATGCTGGCCACCTGGCAGGCCGGTAAGCTGGATGAGCTGCTTTTCCTAACCGCACCGCGCGAACCATCTAAACGCATCAAAGCGGAATTAAAGCTTACTGTAGATTAA
- a CDS encoding alpha-amylase family protein, with amino-acid sequence MSDHKLTIYQLLPRLFGNTNTTRKYYGSIEENGCGKLNDINERALSEIKNMGFTHVWYTGVIEHATMTDYSAHGIAPDDPDVVKGRAGSPYAIKDYYDIDPDLAINVPKRVQEFEALINRTHEAGLKVIMDFVPNHVARTYYSDIKPAGVRDFGEDDDDTVAFSPVNDFYYIPGQPLVIPGGYNPGGDQFTSPLKDGRFDENPAKATGDNVFNAWPSINNWFETIKLNYGVDYVAGYQTHFNPVPPLWHKMLHILSYWADKGIDGFRCDMVEYVPFEFWGWLITEMKQCYPNVIFIGEAYNAQEYHNYLFNGRFDYLYDKVGLYDAVKRLTRNEWNASTWDINAVWNHHTRGFDERMLRFMENHDEERVASAPFAGDAWLALPGMIVSATLSTGPVMIYFGQEVGEPAHGASGFSADDGRTTIFDYWAVPEHQKWVNNQAYDGAQLHESQVRLREFYSKLLNAVRNNEALREGEFYELMMANEHQPGFNNRLYIYMRYTANARVLVVVNFNRHAVDITIKLPDDLIARLGINDIVKFTDLLSEKAFQTDNIHNGLQLNIAAASGYLLAF; translated from the coding sequence ATGAGCGATCATAAACTCACTATATATCAACTGCTGCCGAGATTATTCGGCAATACTAATACTACCCGCAAATATTATGGTTCGATAGAAGAGAACGGCTGCGGCAAGCTGAATGATATTAATGAGCGTGCGCTGAGCGAGATCAAAAATATGGGTTTTACACACGTTTGGTACACGGGCGTTATTGAACATGCCACCATGACGGATTACTCCGCCCATGGCATAGCGCCCGATGATCCGGATGTGGTAAAGGGTAGGGCAGGGTCGCCGTACGCCATTAAGGACTATTATGACATCGATCCTGATCTGGCGATTAATGTGCCTAAGCGAGTGCAGGAGTTTGAGGCATTGATCAATCGCACCCACGAGGCCGGTTTAAAGGTAATTATGGATTTTGTGCCTAACCATGTGGCCCGTACCTATTATTCGGATATAAAGCCCGCCGGCGTACGAGATTTTGGCGAGGATGATGATGATACGGTAGCCTTTTCGCCCGTTAATGATTTTTATTATATACCCGGTCAGCCGTTGGTAATACCGGGTGGTTACAACCCCGGTGGCGATCAATTTACCAGCCCGTTAAAAGATGGGCGGTTTGATGAAAACCCGGCCAAAGCCACCGGCGATAATGTTTTTAATGCCTGGCCATCCATCAACAACTGGTTTGAAACCATTAAGCTGAATTACGGGGTTGATTACGTTGCCGGATATCAAACCCATTTTAACCCCGTACCGCCGCTGTGGCATAAAATGCTGCACATCCTGTCGTACTGGGCTGATAAGGGGATCGATGGTTTCCGTTGCGATATGGTGGAGTATGTGCCCTTTGAGTTTTGGGGCTGGCTGATAACGGAAATGAAACAGTGTTACCCCAACGTGATCTTTATCGGCGAGGCATATAACGCGCAGGAGTATCACAATTACTTGTTTAATGGCCGGTTTGATTATTTGTATGATAAGGTAGGTTTATACGATGCCGTAAAGCGCCTTACCCGTAACGAGTGGAATGCATCCACGTGGGACATAAACGCCGTTTGGAACCACCATACCCGCGGTTTTGACGAACGTATGCTGCGCTTTATGGAAAACCATGATGAGGAACGCGTAGCCTCGGCGCCCTTTGCAGGTGATGCCTGGCTGGCCCTGCCGGGTATGATCGTGAGCGCTACGCTATCAACCGGGCCGGTGATGATCTACTTCGGACAGGAGGTAGGGGAGCCCGCGCATGGTGCATCCGGCTTTAGCGCTGATGACGGCCGCACCACCATATTTGATTACTGGGCCGTGCCCGAGCATCAAAAGTGGGTAAACAACCAGGCTTACGATGGTGCGCAATTGCACGAAAGCCAGGTAAGGTTACGCGAATTTTACAGCAAATTGCTTAATGCGGTACGCAATAACGAAGCCCTGCGCGAGGGAGAATTCTACGAGCTGATGATGGCCAATGAGCATCAGCCAGGCTTTAATAATCGCTTGTATATTTACATGCGCTATACGGCCAACGCTCGGGTGCTGGTGGTAGTAAACTTTAACCGCCATGCAGTAGATATTACGATAAAGTTGCCAGACGATCTTATAGCAAGGCTTGGCATTAACGATATAGTTAAATTTACTGATCTGCTTTCAGAGAAGGCGTTTCAAACGGATAACATTCATAACGGCTTGCAATTGAATATCGCGGCTGCAAGCGGATATTTGCTGGCTTTCTAA